The following are encoded together in the Kribbella voronezhensis genome:
- a CDS encoding ClpP family protease, which yields MSSYTIPNVITQSPRGERIMDVYSHLLSERIIYLGTAIDAGVANALIAQLLHLAADKPEQEIELYINCEGGDMSAMLAIYDTMQFIRTPIATVCVGQAIGVGAVLLAAGAAGKRAILPHARVVLHQPAGRGQGAIPDLILQADELVRVRNQLESILATHTGQSLERLRHDTDRDHVLTAAAAHDYGIVDQVIRERPGVALFQNA from the coding sequence ATGAGCAGCTACACGATCCCCAACGTCATCACCCAGAGCCCGCGCGGCGAGCGGATCATGGACGTCTACTCGCACCTGCTGTCCGAGCGGATCATCTACCTCGGTACGGCGATCGACGCCGGCGTGGCCAACGCGTTGATCGCGCAACTGCTGCACCTCGCGGCGGACAAACCGGAGCAGGAGATCGAGCTCTACATCAACTGCGAGGGCGGCGACATGTCCGCGATGCTCGCGATCTACGACACCATGCAGTTCATCCGTACGCCGATCGCGACGGTCTGCGTCGGCCAGGCGATCGGCGTCGGCGCCGTCCTGCTGGCCGCGGGCGCCGCGGGGAAGCGTGCGATCCTGCCGCACGCGCGGGTCGTGCTGCACCAGCCCGCGGGTCGCGGTCAGGGCGCCATCCCGGATCTGATCCTGCAGGCCGACGAACTCGTCCGCGTTCGCAACCAGTTGGAGAGCATCCTTGCCACGCACACCGGACAGTCGCTCGAGCGGTTGCGGCACGACACCGATCGCGATCACGTCCTCACCGCCGCCGCGGCGCACGACTACGGCATCGTCGACCAGGTGATCCGGGAGCGTCCCGGGGTGGCGCTGTTCCAGAACGCGTGA
- a CDS encoding DUF6886 family protein → MRPAPGEVLHFSEDPTIRRFSPHLAPTSVKTTPYVWAVGHDRAPDYWFPRQCPRAMAWVGPTTTEADRLRIIGDGCGTRVHAIEYGWLDAIRTVELYAYRLPADPFEETDAAVVATTEVEPLGPPERVGDLFALHAEAGIQLRVLSHLHDFWAAVVGSTLEFSGIRLRNAVPRPAGPRGDTMGR, encoded by the coding sequence ATGCGTCCGGCGCCTGGTGAAGTCCTGCATTTCTCCGAAGATCCGACCATTCGTCGTTTCAGCCCGCATCTCGCCCCGACGTCGGTGAAGACCACCCCGTACGTCTGGGCCGTCGGCCACGATCGTGCGCCCGACTACTGGTTCCCCCGGCAGTGCCCGCGGGCGATGGCATGGGTGGGCCCAACGACCACCGAGGCGGATCGGCTGCGCATCATCGGCGACGGCTGCGGCACCCGGGTGCACGCGATCGAGTACGGCTGGCTCGACGCGATCCGGACGGTCGAGCTGTACGCCTACCGGTTGCCGGCCGATCCCTTCGAGGAGACCGACGCCGCGGTCGTCGCCACCACCGAGGTGGAGCCGCTGGGACCACCCGAGCGGGTCGGCGATCTTTTCGCGCTGCATGCCGAGGCCGGTATCCAGCTCCGGGTTCTCTCACACCTGCACGATTTCTGGGCCGCGGTGGTCGGCAGCACGCTCGAGTTCAGCGGGATCCGGCTGCGCAACGCCGTACCGCGTCCTGCCGGGCCGCGCGGTGACACGATGGGTCGATGA
- the pcrA gene encoding DNA helicase PcrA translates to MTTLFSPDELPMPLEEPRKHRPDPEELLEGLNPQQRAAVVHAGKPLLVVAGAGSGKTRVLTRRIAYLLAARDAHPGSILAITFTNKAAAEMRERVVELVGNRAKLMWVSTFHSSCVRILRRDIKRFGISSTFSIYDDTDSRRLMTLVCRELDLDVKRYNPRAILNWISTQKNELIDHESAASKTSNHLEETYAECYRIYQERLAQANALDFDDLLMTTVNLLQAFPEVREYYRRRFRHVLVDEYQDTNHAQYTLIRELCADLDPGPNDGPVSAPAELMVVGDSDQSIYAFRGATIRNILAFEEDFVGAETILLEQNYRSTQTILSAANAVISRNEGRPAKNLWSDSGQGEQIAVYVADNEHDEAQFVADEIDRLTDADGVKPSDVAVFYRTNAQSRVFEEVFIRTGHPYKVVGGVRFYERKEVRDALAYLRVLTNPEDTVSLRRILNVPKRGIGERAEAAIEALALRDRITFSAALRRAQDAPAMASRSANAVQGFVDILDELTAMVDSGAPPDDILDVALHRSGYYEELQKSPDPQDETRLENLDEFISVAREFVEERTAAGEPADLQAFLERVALVADADQIPDAADDGGVVTLMTLHTAKGLEFPVVFLTGMEDGVFPHSRSLTDLKELEEERRLAYVGITRARQRLAISRAAVRSAYGAPQHNPPSRFLEEIPAELLDWRRDESAITRWSGTGTSGSSGVSSRWEPARRTAADKAVISLNPGDRVVHDSFGMGTVVVVRGEGQQSQADIDFGSEGVKRLLLRYAPVEKI, encoded by the coding sequence ATGACGACGCTCTTCTCTCCAGATGAACTCCCGATGCCGCTCGAGGAGCCCAGGAAGCACCGGCCCGACCCGGAAGAACTGCTCGAAGGGCTGAACCCGCAGCAGCGGGCCGCCGTCGTGCACGCGGGCAAGCCGTTGCTGGTGGTCGCCGGTGCCGGCTCGGGCAAGACGCGCGTGCTGACCCGGCGGATCGCCTACCTGCTGGCGGCCCGGGACGCCCACCCGGGTTCGATCCTGGCGATCACCTTCACCAACAAGGCCGCCGCGGAGATGCGCGAGCGGGTGGTCGAGCTGGTCGGCAACCGGGCCAAGCTGATGTGGGTCTCGACGTTCCACTCCTCCTGTGTGCGGATCCTGCGCCGCGACATCAAGCGGTTCGGGATCTCCTCGACGTTCTCGATCTACGACGACACCGACTCGCGCCGGCTGATGACGCTGGTCTGCCGCGAGCTCGACCTGGATGTCAAGCGGTACAACCCGCGCGCGATCCTGAACTGGATCAGCACCCAGAAGAACGAGCTGATCGACCACGAGTCCGCGGCCTCGAAGACCTCCAACCACCTGGAGGAGACCTACGCCGAGTGCTACCGGATCTACCAGGAGCGGCTGGCCCAGGCGAACGCGCTGGACTTCGACGACCTGCTGATGACCACGGTCAACCTGCTGCAGGCCTTCCCCGAGGTCCGGGAGTACTACCGGCGCAGGTTCCGCCACGTCCTGGTCGACGAGTACCAGGACACCAACCACGCGCAATACACGCTGATCCGGGAGCTCTGCGCCGACCTCGACCCGGGCCCGAACGACGGCCCGGTCAGCGCGCCGGCCGAGTTGATGGTGGTCGGCGACTCCGACCAGAGCATCTACGCGTTCCGCGGGGCGACCATCCGCAACATCCTCGCCTTCGAGGAGGACTTCGTCGGCGCCGAGACGATCCTGCTCGAGCAGAACTACCGCTCCACCCAGACGATCCTCTCGGCGGCGAACGCGGTGATCAGCCGCAACGAGGGCCGGCCGGCGAAGAACCTGTGGTCCGACTCCGGTCAGGGCGAGCAGATCGCGGTGTACGTCGCCGACAACGAGCACGACGAGGCGCAGTTCGTCGCCGACGAGATCGACCGGCTGACCGACGCCGACGGGGTGAAGCCGTCGGACGTCGCCGTGTTCTACCGGACCAACGCGCAGTCGCGGGTGTTCGAGGAAGTGTTCATCCGCACCGGCCATCCGTACAAGGTCGTCGGCGGCGTCCGGTTCTACGAGCGCAAGGAAGTCCGCGACGCGCTCGCGTACCTGCGCGTGCTGACGAACCCGGAGGACACCGTCTCGCTGCGGCGTATCCTCAACGTTCCCAAGCGCGGCATCGGCGAGCGCGCCGAGGCGGCGATCGAAGCGCTGGCGCTGCGGGACCGGATCACCTTCTCCGCCGCCCTGCGCAGGGCACAGGACGCACCGGCGATGGCGAGCCGGAGCGCCAACGCAGTACAGGGCTTCGTCGACATCCTCGACGAGCTGACCGCGATGGTCGACTCGGGTGCGCCGCCGGACGACATCCTGGACGTCGCCCTGCACCGTTCCGGGTACTACGAAGAGCTGCAGAAGTCACCGGATCCGCAGGACGAGACCCGGCTGGAGAACCTCGACGAGTTCATCTCGGTGGCCCGGGAGTTCGTCGAGGAGCGGACCGCTGCCGGTGAGCCCGCCGATCTGCAGGCGTTTCTGGAGCGGGTCGCGCTGGTCGCCGACGCGGACCAGATCCCGGACGCGGCCGACGACGGTGGCGTCGTCACGCTGATGACACTGCACACCGCCAAGGGCCTGGAGTTCCCGGTCGTCTTCCTGACCGGTATGGAGGACGGCGTCTTCCCGCACTCCCGCTCGCTCACGGACCTGAAGGAGCTCGAGGAGGAACGCCGGCTCGCGTACGTCGGGATCACCCGGGCGCGACAGCGACTCGCGATCTCCCGGGCCGCCGTGCGTTCGGCGTACGGCGCTCCGCAGCACAACCCGCCGTCGCGGTTCCTCGAGGAGATCCCGGCCGAGTTGCTCGACTGGCGTCGCGACGAGTCCGCGATCACCCGCTGGTCGGGGACCGGGACATCGGGGTCGAGCGGGGTCAGCAGCCGGTGGGAGCCGGCTCGCCGGACCGCCGCGGACAAGGCCGTGATCAGCCTGAACCCGGGCGATCGCGTCGTCCACGACAGCTTCGGCATGGGCACGGTGGTGGTCGTCCGCGGCGAGGGCCAGCAGTCCCAGGCCGACATCGACTTCGGCTCCGAGGGAGTCAAGCGCTTGCTTCTCCGCTACGCCCCCGTCGAAAAGATTTAG
- a CDS encoding phage baseplate protein, with protein sequence MEPLNPSRLSRRSVLRLGGAAAGATVLGAGVLTPGTANATLPPSPEFDLGATPVHLFGPKLLHESHHSMQGFTFDDVNRRLFIVQAQNGGSGADLVINQVSGSGEVLGAMTIKRAGHGVSIAAEPVGDITYIWVECDADSNDDSGRGTALARVQFKNIVRESIADDAKFFKGSDTITAAVDPETKRLMVRRKENGSFYLSVWPLSKARDGLSADRLVHVKQPSVAETFQGYTFYGQYAYLWYGDGQTNPDNINSTIRCLDLNTGEFTRGPAVTRAGSSLTYREPEGMAIHRMDSGDLALFFGFASRPSGGGDNRYANLYYKLL encoded by the coding sequence ATGGAACCGCTCAACCCGTCCCGCCTGAGCCGCCGGTCCGTTCTCCGCCTCGGCGGCGCAGCGGCCGGCGCCACCGTACTCGGCGCCGGCGTACTGACCCCCGGTACGGCGAACGCCACGCTGCCGCCTTCGCCGGAATTCGACCTCGGCGCGACGCCGGTGCATCTGTTCGGCCCGAAACTCCTGCACGAGTCGCATCACTCCATGCAGGGCTTCACCTTCGACGACGTGAACCGCCGGCTGTTCATCGTGCAGGCGCAGAACGGCGGCTCGGGTGCGGACCTCGTGATCAACCAGGTCTCCGGCAGCGGCGAAGTACTCGGCGCGATGACCATCAAGCGAGCCGGCCACGGCGTCTCGATCGCCGCCGAACCGGTGGGCGACATCACCTACATCTGGGTGGAGTGCGACGCCGACAGCAACGACGACAGCGGCCGCGGTACGGCGCTGGCCAGGGTCCAGTTCAAGAACATCGTCCGCGAGTCGATCGCCGACGACGCGAAGTTCTTCAAGGGCAGCGACACCATCACCGCCGCGGTCGACCCGGAGACCAAGCGGCTGATGGTGCGCCGCAAGGAGAACGGCAGCTTCTACCTCAGCGTCTGGCCGCTCAGCAAAGCCAGGGACGGCCTGAGCGCGGACCGCCTGGTGCACGTCAAGCAGCCGTCGGTCGCCGAGACCTTCCAGGGCTACACGTTCTACGGCCAGTACGCCTACCTCTGGTACGGCGACGGCCAGACCAACCCGGACAACATCAACTCCACCATCCGGTGCCTGGACCTGAACACCGGCGAGTTCACCCGGGGACCGGCCGTCACCCGGGCCGGCTCCTCACTGACCTACCGCGAACCCGAGGGCATGGCGATCCATCGGATGGACTCGGGCGACCTCGCCCTGTTCTTCGGCTTCGCGTCCCGCCCGAGCGGCGGTGGCGACAACCGCTACGCGAACCTGTACTACAAGCTGCTCTGA
- a CDS encoding PIG-L deacetylase family protein: protein MSLPAGDPRPDEEIERVLVVVAHPDDLDFGSAGTIAGWTGAGIEVSYCLLTDGQAGGFEPDRDRAEMPAVRRSEQTTAAGHVGVRDLHFLGYVDGELAPTHELVRDIVRVIRKVRPQRLVTSSPERNWARLPASHPDHLAAGEATTRAFFPAAGNPFAFPELIAEGLEAWTVGELWLVAHPENNHYVDITEHFDAKVKAILSHVSQHPDPDNLPDRVRAWNAQNAGAAGLPEGHLAEAFAVVRLG, encoded by the coding sequence GTGAGCCTGCCTGCCGGAGATCCCCGCCCTGACGAAGAGATCGAGCGTGTCCTGGTCGTCGTCGCCCATCCCGACGACCTCGACTTCGGTTCGGCCGGCACGATCGCCGGCTGGACCGGGGCCGGTATCGAGGTGAGCTACTGCCTGCTGACCGACGGCCAGGCCGGCGGGTTCGAGCCCGACCGGGATCGCGCCGAGATGCCCGCCGTACGCCGGTCCGAGCAGACGACGGCGGCCGGCCACGTCGGCGTACGGGACCTGCATTTCCTGGGCTATGTCGATGGCGAGCTCGCGCCGACGCACGAGCTCGTCCGGGACATCGTGCGGGTGATCCGGAAGGTCCGGCCGCAGCGACTCGTCACCTCGTCGCCGGAGCGGAACTGGGCGCGGCTGCCCGCGTCGCACCCGGATCACCTGGCCGCGGGCGAGGCGACCACGCGCGCCTTCTTCCCTGCCGCGGGCAACCCGTTCGCGTTCCCCGAGCTGATCGCGGAAGGGCTCGAAGCGTGGACGGTGGGCGAGCTCTGGCTGGTCGCCCATCCCGAGAACAACCACTACGTCGACATCACCGAGCACTTCGACGCCAAGGTCAAGGCGATCCTGTCGCACGTCAGCCAGCACCCCGACCCGGACAACCTGCCAGACCGGGTCAGGGCCTGGAATGCGCAGAACGCCGGCGCTGCGGGCTTGCCGGAGGGTCACCTCGCGGAGGCTTTCGCCGTCGTCCGCCTTGGCTGA
- a CDS encoding lanthionine synthetase LanC family protein, producing the protein MTSAGAHREVADAAWRWVLDQVRWDDGPWIPESSAAEIPEQRDGTYAGTGGLVQALAEIRLTRPWTAEEQALVDAIAERLRGQVPTMTDYTYFDGLVSAIGVFTTLGIPGATAAVRRLSELAEPDGWPQTILKPPRVLPGSRFNDLTLGTAGVLLGALWALRHGVEEARELADRAADLLLLESEPVPGGTNWPFVPVRFASGKPFTQMPNLSHGLAGIATVLALAGAELGRPELTSAAVDGAKYLLSLGVTDGRGFVVPRYIPDDESDEDKYTYNWCHGASGTSLLFLALDQAEVKEIAGETPLAWHRRCLHSVRTSGLPARLHPGFWDNDGRCCGTAGVGDVFLDSWLRSGERDDLGFALQLADTLVDRAVWDGPYAYWRFLEHRADEPLLPPGIGWMQGAAGIATFLFRVSRLTVEGPNATVIPRMETWWTLPAQRRQTSAVVRNADEPGRSAEPSTWT; encoded by the coding sequence ATGACGTCTGCTGGGGCCCATCGTGAGGTCGCCGACGCCGCCTGGCGGTGGGTGCTGGACCAGGTTCGCTGGGACGACGGGCCGTGGATCCCCGAATCGAGCGCGGCCGAGATCCCCGAGCAGCGCGACGGGACGTACGCCGGAACCGGCGGGCTCGTCCAGGCGCTCGCCGAGATCCGGCTGACCCGGCCGTGGACGGCCGAGGAACAAGCCCTGGTCGACGCGATCGCCGAGCGGCTGCGCGGGCAGGTCCCGACCATGACCGACTACACGTACTTCGACGGCCTGGTCAGCGCGATCGGCGTCTTCACCACCCTCGGGATCCCCGGCGCGACAGCCGCGGTACGGCGTCTGTCGGAGCTCGCGGAGCCGGACGGGTGGCCGCAGACGATCCTCAAGCCACCGCGGGTCCTTCCGGGGTCGCGGTTCAACGACCTCACCCTCGGCACCGCCGGCGTACTGCTGGGGGCCTTGTGGGCGCTCCGGCACGGCGTGGAGGAGGCTCGCGAGCTGGCGGATCGGGCGGCGGACCTTCTCCTGCTGGAGAGTGAGCCGGTGCCGGGCGGGACCAACTGGCCGTTCGTGCCCGTCCGCTTCGCCTCCGGCAAGCCCTTCACCCAGATGCCGAACCTGTCCCACGGTCTGGCCGGTATCGCGACCGTCCTCGCGCTTGCCGGCGCCGAACTCGGCCGTCCGGAGCTGACCTCGGCGGCGGTCGACGGCGCGAAGTACCTGCTGTCCCTCGGCGTCACCGACGGCCGCGGGTTCGTCGTACCGCGCTACATCCCGGACGACGAGTCCGACGAGGACAAGTACACCTACAACTGGTGTCACGGTGCCTCGGGGACGTCCTTGCTGTTCCTCGCGCTGGACCAGGCAGAGGTCAAGGAGATCGCCGGCGAGACACCGCTGGCCTGGCATCGGCGGTGCCTGCACAGCGTCCGTACTTCGGGTCTGCCCGCACGTCTCCATCCTGGCTTCTGGGACAACGACGGACGCTGCTGCGGTACCGCGGGGGTAGGCGACGTCTTCCTCGACTCCTGGCTGCGATCCGGGGAGAGGGACGATCTCGGCTTCGCACTTCAACTCGCGGACACCCTCGTCGATCGGGCCGTGTGGGACGGGCCGTACGCCTACTGGCGATTCCTCGAGCACCGGGCGGACGAACCGCTCCTGCCGCCCGGCATCGGCTGGATGCAGGGCGCGGCCGGGATCGCCACGTTCCTGTTCCGGGTGAGCCGGCTGACCGTCGAGGGACCGAACGCCACGGTGATCCCGCGGATGGAGACCTGGTGGACCCTGCCGGCTCAGCGCCGCCAGACCTCGGCGGTGGTGAGGAACGCGGACGAGCCGGGCCGGTCGGCCGAACCGTCGACCTGGACGTAG
- a CDS encoding M23 family metallopeptidase, whose product MTAALAAAAGAVGFSYSSLASPTQANSAINLAALNLGDNQLSEVTTARIERRQLATRDSSRVELTGADLNKKQAAADRFARARAAKLDATRALTAKRAIALAAAKAAAENARTSPTRCEMMISGYHITAGFGQAGGRWARNHTGTDFAAPIGTPIRSVMKGVVLSAEFAGPYGRQVRIRHEDGTETWYNHMSKFSVTVGETVYAGDQVGAVGVTGNTTGPHLHFEVRPDGGDPVDPMPWLRNHCGLNP is encoded by the coding sequence TTGACCGCAGCGCTGGCAGCTGCGGCCGGAGCCGTGGGCTTCAGCTACAGCTCACTGGCCTCCCCGACACAGGCGAACTCGGCGATCAACCTCGCCGCCCTGAACCTGGGCGACAACCAGCTCTCCGAGGTGACCACCGCCCGGATCGAGCGGCGCCAGCTGGCCACCAGGGACTCCTCCCGCGTCGAACTCACCGGCGCGGATCTGAACAAGAAGCAGGCCGCGGCCGACCGGTTCGCCCGGGCCCGGGCCGCGAAGCTGGACGCCACCCGGGCACTGACCGCCAAGCGCGCGATCGCGCTGGCCGCCGCCAAGGCCGCCGCGGAGAACGCCCGCACCTCCCCGACCCGCTGCGAGATGATGATCTCCGGCTACCACATCACCGCCGGCTTCGGTCAGGCCGGCGGCCGCTGGGCCCGCAACCACACCGGCACCGACTTCGCCGCCCCGATCGGCACCCCGATCCGCTCGGTGATGAAGGGCGTCGTGCTGAGCGCCGAGTTCGCCGGGCCGTACGGACGGCAGGTCCGGATCCGGCACGAGGACGGCACCGAGACCTGGTACAACCACATGTCGAAGTTCAGCGTGACGGTCGGCGAGACCGTGTACGCCGGCGACCAGGTCGGCGCGGTCGGCGTCACCGGCAACACCACCGGCCCGCACCTGCACTTCGAGGTCCGCCCCGACGGTGGCGACCCGGTCGACCCGATGCCCTGGCTGCGCAACCACTGCGGCCTGAACCCCTGA
- a CDS encoding MFS transporter, translated as MTKRSATPVMAMGHAGVDFYQGLIPVLVPFLVLDRGLGYSAVSVVVLAGTVASAATQPAFGWLVDRRTLPWILPASMLTCAAGVILLGSSTSFTTTLVAAAMVGLGVAAYHPSAARIARVVTGGGHRAMSWFSLGGNAGFVLAPLAAGPVLSRLGLQATGWLAVPALVGIAVTLPVLSKYKPTATNRSTAKGSDDWSAFGQLTLIVVLRSIAYLGLAGFVGLYAVQRVGGGGGAATAAVFALYAGAAVGTVLGGRFAERWGRLAVVRAGYLATTLLLPVLLLVPGPSLYGAIALVGTALSLPFSLHITLGQDLLPTRPGTASGVTLGLAVSAGGLFAPLIGAVVDRTSLRTGLALLIVFVAAAWLISLRLAPRSTGLSQGGRRRKPPRGDPPASPQRRRSAHSRP; from the coding sequence ATGACGAAGCGCAGCGCGACACCGGTGATGGCCATGGGACACGCGGGTGTCGACTTCTACCAGGGCCTGATCCCCGTCCTCGTACCGTTCCTGGTGCTCGACCGAGGCCTCGGCTATTCGGCTGTGTCGGTCGTCGTCCTTGCCGGCACGGTGGCATCGGCAGCGACGCAGCCCGCTTTCGGCTGGCTGGTCGACCGCCGCACGCTGCCCTGGATCCTCCCGGCGAGCATGCTGACCTGCGCAGCCGGTGTAATCCTCCTTGGCTCATCCACCTCCTTCACCACGACACTGGTAGCTGCAGCGATGGTGGGGCTCGGCGTAGCGGCGTACCACCCGTCTGCAGCTCGCATTGCCCGCGTGGTGACGGGCGGCGGTCATCGGGCGATGAGCTGGTTCTCCCTAGGTGGCAACGCGGGCTTCGTGCTTGCACCGCTCGCAGCCGGCCCGGTCCTCTCGCGACTAGGCCTGCAAGCGACCGGCTGGCTCGCAGTACCGGCTCTGGTCGGCATAGCGGTGACACTGCCGGTGCTGTCGAAGTACAAGCCGACAGCAACCAATCGCTCGACAGCAAAGGGATCCGACGACTGGTCCGCGTTCGGGCAGCTCACACTGATCGTCGTACTGCGTTCCATCGCGTACCTCGGCTTGGCGGGATTCGTCGGCCTGTACGCCGTCCAGCGCGTCGGTGGTGGAGGTGGCGCCGCAACAGCTGCCGTGTTCGCCCTGTACGCCGGGGCCGCCGTCGGCACGGTACTGGGCGGCCGCTTCGCCGAGCGATGGGGCCGGCTCGCCGTAGTACGGGCCGGCTATCTCGCGACAACCCTCCTGCTGCCGGTGCTTCTCCTGGTCCCGGGACCATCGCTGTACGGCGCGATCGCGCTCGTCGGCACCGCGTTGTCCCTGCCGTTCTCGTTGCACATCACGCTCGGGCAGGACCTGTTGCCGACCCGGCCCGGTACCGCCAGCGGGGTCACCCTCGGGCTGGCGGTCTCGGCCGGCGGATTGTTCGCACCGCTGATCGGGGCTGTCGTCGACAGGACCTCATTGCGGACGGGACTCGCCCTGCTCATCGTGTTCGTCGCCGCGGCCTGGTTGATCAGCTTGCGGCTGGCGCCGCGGAGTACCGGCCTCAGCCAAGGCGGACGACGGCGAAAGCCTCCGCGAGGTGACCCTCCGGCAAGCCCGCAGCGCCGGCGTTCTGCGCATTCCAGGCCCTGA
- a CDS encoding ClpP family protease, which translates to MSDEAKAPLFSHESRQQLLRQRVVVLDGPLTDDNGTLLATQILTLAAEDPGTDVALWIHSPGGSVPSMLAIRDVMRLVPCDVSTLALGLACSAGQFLLSAGTKGKRFALRHARILMHQGSSGIGGSAAEIEIQANDLRHIRDTVLALIAEDTGQPLETVHEDSLHDHWYTAPQALEYGFIDHIVESFGQVMPLQHQEVGAAR; encoded by the coding sequence ATGTCCGATGAAGCCAAAGCCCCGCTGTTCAGTCATGAATCCAGACAACAACTGCTGCGGCAGCGGGTCGTCGTCCTCGACGGCCCGCTGACCGACGACAACGGCACCCTGCTGGCGACCCAGATCCTCACCCTGGCCGCGGAGGACCCGGGCACCGATGTGGCGTTGTGGATCCACTCGCCGGGCGGCTCGGTGCCCTCGATGCTGGCGATCCGCGACGTGATGCGGCTGGTCCCGTGCGACGTGTCCACCCTCGCGCTGGGCCTGGCCTGCAGCGCGGGTCAGTTCCTGCTGTCGGCCGGCACCAAGGGGAAGCGCTTCGCGCTGCGGCACGCCCGCATCCTGATGCACCAGGGCTCCTCCGGGATCGGCGGCTCGGCCGCCGAGATCGAGATCCAGGCCAACGACCTGCGGCACATCCGCGACACCGTCCTCGCTCTGATCGCCGAGGACACCGGCCAGCCGTTGGAGACCGTCCACGAGGACTCGCTGCACGACCACTGGTACACGGCACCGCAGGCCCTCGAGTACGGGTTCATCGACCACATCGTCGAATCGTTCGGCCAAGTCATGCCCCTGCAGCACCAGGAAGTCGGAGCGGCCCGATGA
- a CDS encoding cobalamin B12-binding domain-containing protein gives MSATSPLRVVVAKPGLDGHDRGAKVVARALRDAGMEVIYTGLHQTPEQIVETAIAEDADAIGLSVLSGAHMTLFKKVRELLTEREADDIVVFGGGIIPDADLQPLAELGVHKIFTPGATTAEIVEWVRGNVGDASATA, from the coding sequence ATGTCAGCCACGAGCCCGTTGAGAGTTGTCGTCGCCAAGCCGGGACTGGACGGCCATGACCGCGGCGCGAAGGTGGTCGCCCGGGCGCTGCGCGATGCCGGGATGGAGGTCATCTACACCGGCCTGCACCAGACCCCGGAGCAGATCGTGGAGACCGCGATCGCCGAGGACGCCGACGCGATCGGCCTGTCGGTGCTCTCCGGCGCGCACATGACCCTGTTCAAGAAGGTCCGCGAGCTGCTCACCGAGCGGGAGGCGGACGACATCGTGGTGTTCGGCGGCGGGATCATCCCCGACGCCGACCTGCAGCCGCTGGCCGAGCTCGGCGTGCACAAGATTTTCACCCCGGGTGCGACGACCGCCGAGATCGTCGAGTGGGTCCGCGGCAACGTCGGCGACGCCTCCGCCACCGCCTGA
- a CDS encoding esterase/lipase family protein, giving the protein MSIFDALDGLRYGARSALSPRVLQGAAVELGWITTHLAMYPLGLVGGSRYSADRLNLAGLTPAQRSLLVGDVSAAGTPILLAHGIIDNHTIFALMRRHLLRRGFTRIHTFSYSPLTLDVRSTAERLGAEIEKICEESGSDRLHVIGHSLGGLIARYYVQRLGGDQRVHTCVTLGTPHQGTVAARLLPWPLVKQLRPDSDLMAELAEPAPGCRTRFVAFYSDVDQLIVPQRRARIRHPDLIAHNVRVNGVGHLSLPFHGEVVHQITGVLSHLDEQDTVA; this is encoded by the coding sequence ATGAGCATCTTTGACGCCCTCGACGGACTCAGGTACGGCGCGCGCTCGGCGCTGTCACCTCGCGTCCTCCAAGGTGCTGCCGTCGAACTCGGCTGGATCACCACCCATCTGGCGATGTACCCGCTCGGCCTGGTCGGCGGCTCGCGGTACTCGGCGGACCGGCTCAACCTCGCCGGGCTCACCCCGGCCCAGCGCAGCCTGCTGGTCGGCGACGTGAGCGCCGCCGGTACGCCGATCCTGCTCGCGCACGGGATCATCGACAACCACACCATCTTCGCGCTGATGCGGCGCCATCTGCTCCGGCGCGGATTCACCCGGATCCACACGTTCTCGTACTCGCCGCTGACGCTCGACGTCCGCAGTACGGCCGAACGGCTGGGAGCCGAGATCGAGAAGATCTGCGAGGAGTCCGGGTCCGACCGACTGCACGTGATCGGGCACAGCCTGGGCGGACTGATCGCGCGGTACTACGTGCAGCGGCTCGGCGGCGACCAGCGGGTGCACACCTGCGTGACGCTCGGGACGCCGCATCAGGGGACCGTCGCCGCGCGCCTGCTGCCCTGGCCGCTCGTGAAGCAACTACGTCCGGACAGCGACTTGATGGCGGAGCTGGCCGAGCCGGCTCCGGGCTGCCGGACCAGGTTCGTCGCCTTCTACAGCGATGTCGACCAACTGATCGTGCCGCAGCGACGGGCCCGGATCAGGCACCCGGATCTGATCGCGCACAACGTCCGGGTCAACGGCGTCGGCCATTTGTCGCTGCCCTTCCACGGCGAGGTGGTCCACCAGATCACCGGCGTGCTGTCACATCTCGATGAACAGGACACAGTTGCCTAA